GCGACGTCCTGAACCTGCAGGTAAGCCGAGTCCGCCAGCATGATCTCGCACAGGCCCCGCGTGGGGGGCGTGGCGAAGATCGGGCCCCGGTAGCCCCGCCGGAGCAGGGAGGGGAGGTTGCCGCTGTGGTCGATGTGTGCATGGGAGAGCACGCATGCGTCGATGGACGAGCAGTCCAGCGGGATCTCACGGTTGCGCTCGAAGGCCTCCTTGCGCTTGCCTTGGTAGAGCCCGCACTCGAGCAGTATGCGTTTGCCGTCGACGGTGAGAAGGTGCATCGAGCCCGTCGTCGTGCCGACGGCGCCGAAGAACTGAAGGTCCATTCCGCCTCCCGGACAGTCTACACAGGAATGTGGGGAACGCTCCACGATACCCGGGAAGCCCCGTCGGGTCAAACAGCGGCACGGTCCGGTCCGTCAACTGGAATCTCGCCTGCCGAGGCCCCATACTGGCGACTTCGCCATGGCTGCGGGACAGACCGGACGGACCGAGAAGATCGACCTGACATCAGGCCCCCTGATGGGGCACCTGGTGCGCATGGCCTGGCCGACGGTGCTGGGCATCGTGCTGCAGTCGCTCTACAGCATGGCCGATACGTTCTGGCTGGGCCGGCTGGGCGAGGGCAAGGGCGTGGTGGCCGTCGCGTCGCCCGGCGTCGTGCGGCCGGTTCTGTTCATTGCCGTCTCGCTCGGGTTCGGGCTGAGCATGGGCGGCACGGCGCTTGTGGCGCAGTTTACCGGGGCGGGAGAGCACCGCCGGGCCGACCGCGCGGCCGGCCAGACGCTGCTTCTGCTCAGCGCGATGGGAGTGCTGGCTGCCTTGCCCATCGTCCTGCTGGCGCCGGGGATTCTGCGGCTCATGCGGGTGCCCCCGGGTGTGGTGGCGTCCGCCTCCGCCTACCTGCGCATCTTCATTGCCGGCCTGCCGTTCATGGCTTTCTCGATGGCGTATGCGTCGGTCCTCAGGGCGCTGGGCGACACGATCACGGCCGTGGTGATCGTGGGCGCGACGAACCTGCTGAACTTCGCCCTGGATCCGGTGTTGATCTTCGGCTGGGGCGGGCTGCCGGCTCTGGGGGTGCGGGGGGCCGCTCTGGCCAGTGCGATCGGGCAGGTTCTGAGTGCGTTCGGGTGCTACGTCTGCATGCGCCGGGGCCGGGCGGGGCTGCACGTTGGACTGGCCGAGTTCGTGCCCGACTGGACGCTGATCGGCCGGATCATCGCCGTGGGCGTGCCCGCCGGCGTCGGGTCCGCAATGAACTCCGTGGGCCTGGCCATCTTCCAGACGATCATCAACAGCTTCGGGACGGCCGTGGTGGGGGCCTTCACCATCGGCTTTCAGGTGCTGCATTTCTTCGACGCCCCCATGCACGGTGTGGCGCACGCGGCCGCACCGATCGTGGGGCAGGCCCTGGGGGCCGGCAAGGTGGCGCTGGCGCGCCGCGCCGTGCGGATGAGCGTCATCACGATGGCCCTGATCCTGCTGGCGCCCACGGCCTTCCTGATGCTCCGGGGGCAGTGGGTGGCGCGCATCTTCATCCAGGACGCGGACGTCATCGCCGAGAGCGGCCGGTTCTTCCGGATCGTGCCGGCGTCGACCTACTTCTTCGGGGTGGTGATGGTGCTGATGGCGGCGTTCTACGGGTCCGGCCACACGCGTCCGGTGATGGCCATCTCGTTCGTGCGGGTGTTCGGCGTGCGGATTCCGGCGGGGGCGATGCTGGCCTTCTGGCTGCACCTGGGCAGCGTAGGGGCCTACCTCGGGATGGTCGCCGGCAACGTCGCCGGCGCGCTGCTGTCGGTCTTCCTGTTCCTCAAAGGAGGGTGGGAGACGGGCGTGGTCGGCGGGCTTGCACAGGGGAGCGACGAAGACGAAGGGGAGCCGCCGCCGCCCGCCTCGTAGGCGCTACCTGTCCAGGATCGGGCCGTAGAGGGGGCCGTCGGAGCGCGCTGCATCGGCCGCACGCAGGGCGGAGAGCGCTTCGGCGACGACGTCGGCGATGGATTCCTCTTCGCTCACCTCCGTCAGCGCACTGGCGATCTGCCGGTGCACGAACTCGGTGGGATTCGGGACGGACAGGTCGTACTCGCCCTCCCGGGCTGCGTAGTCCGCTCCGATTCGGCCGAGCAGGTCCACAGCCAGCCGCATGCGGCGCACGTTGGCGCGGCGCATCTCCCGTTCGTTCTCCTCGCGGGTGAGGCGCAGGGTCTCGACGGCCATGAAGGGGTTGATCGTGGTCTTGGTGGCGAAGTAGGAGAGGAAGCGGATCGTGAACTGGTTGTGCCGGAGCAGCCAGGCGCCCTCGGCCGTCAACTCCCGCACCCTGTCGAATCGGTGGCTCAGCAGGCTCAGGTACTGGTAGATGTGCGGATGGTCCAGGCGCTTGCCCTCGGCCATGAGGCGGGTGATGTCGTCGACGACCAGGCGGCCGGCCTGTGCCAGTCTCGTCATGCCGTCCTTATACGCCGCCTCCATGCGATCGGCCTCGGCGGTGCAGTAGGATGCCTCCTCGTCGGAGAGGCTGGCGGGGCGGTCGGCCAGCATGTCCACGAACTTCCCGACGGCCTGGCGGCGAACGGGTTCGGAGGCCGCGGAGGATTCCTCGATGAGCGCCCGGAGGGCCGACGCCTCGGCGCCCACGAACACCCTCTTGCGCAGTTGCTCCTGGAGTGCCGTCAGGCGGCGGCGTTCGGTTCCGGCCGCCCGGCCCGGGCGTCCTTCGGCGACCCAGACGAGCACTTCGGTGATCTGGTTCTCGACGTACGTCATCTCGGCGTCGGCCCGGCGTTCCGCGATCATGTCGTCCAGCACCTGGCGATCCTCGTCGCTCAGTGCGAACTCAGGGGGCAGCGTGCCGTCGGCGGACATGCTGGCCAGGAGGGTTCCTACGAGGCTGCGGCGGGCGGAGGTGACACGCCACTCGACGGCCTTGCGGAGGGCCAGAGCACGGGCCATCCGGGGGTCGTCCTCCTCGTTCTGCAGGAGTTCCTGGTTCACATAGAGGAAGGAGAGCATCGGCCGGCGCTGCAGCACCTCCATCGCTCGGCGCCCCGTGTCGCTCTGCAGATCGACCGCCTCGGCGCCCAGGCTGCCGCGCAGGTCGCGAATCGCCGCCCGCAGTCGGGCCTGCGTCACCACCGAGAACGAGATGTGCAGGACGCTGTAGATGCAGAAGGGCACGAAGATGACGTAGAAGGGGACCGTGAACCACCGGGGAAGCAGCGGACCGGTGGCCGCCTCCCGCAGCGTGGGGGTCTGCTGTTCCTGCTCGATGCGGCTTGCTTCGCTCATTGTGGGGACTCGACTGTCAGAATGGCACCATGGTGATGGCTCTGTGGATCAGGAGGATGGCCACGGCTCCCATCCCCACAAGGCCGGTGCCGCAGGCGAAGCCGGCGGCAAGTACGGGGGTGAAGTTGCCCCAGCGCTGGCGGCCGAAGACCTTCTGCATGTAGAACCGGCCCAGCAGGGCGGCGGCCAGCATGGGTGCGGCCCAGGCGGGGTCGCCGACCAGCCCGGTGATCGTTCCGTAGAGGAAGAGCGTGGGGGCTCCGATGAGGCGAAGGAACGTGTACATGGCCACGGCATAGCCGGTGCCGCAGCCGATGACGCGCCAGTTGAGGGCCTTGAGGAAGAAAGCGTTGCCCGTGGTCGTGGCCGTCATCCAGAAGGCGGTCATGGTGGCGTCGCGCGGCCAGAACCGCATGGCGTTCGGGTAGTCCTCCGGGATGTCGCTGATCTTGTAGAGGAAGGACCAGAACAGGAGGCCGGCGACGACGGCGATCGGCGCCATCAGAAGTTGCGCCTTGAAGATGCTCGTGAACCTCGTGCCCGTCAGTTCCACCTCACGGAAGTGCAGGGCGCTGCCGCCCTGGTCGCCCATGGGCACCGGCGCATACCAGATGTCCACGCCCTTGTAGCCGCTCAGGACGAAGGCGGCCTCGCGAACGTAGGGGATGCCCACGGCGTGGCCGGTCAGACCGTGCAGGCGCGCGCTGACGTAGGAGATCATCGGCGTCCAGACAAATCCGAACAGGAGCAGCAGCCAGACGGGGAACTTGGGCACCAGCCAGTGGCAAAGCATGATCATCCAGAGCGTGCCGGCGATGTAGAACAGCACGGCCACCGGGATGGGCACGTCGCCCCGGCCTTTGGGGGGTGCCAGCGACCCGCCGCTGGTGGCGGACCGTGCGGCCTGGGCCTTGATGGCCTGGCTGAAGGCGGCGTAGAAGCCCAGCAGGGCGATGGCCACGGCCGTGCCGATCGAGAAGCTCAGCCAGAAGTCGAACTGGTTGGCCAGGCCCGTCTCGATGTAGTCCATGCCGGGCTGCCACATGTTCAGTATGCCGATGCGGTAGAGGATGGGGTTGAGGATCAGCCGCCCGAGCACGCCGCCGCAGAAGTTGCCCACGACCATCCAGAAGGGCAGCACGAAGCCGGAGAAGATCAGTGCCAGGTTCGTGCCGATGGCCAGAGGCACGGCGCGGAACCACCCCACATTCTGGAGCTTGGTGGTGAAGTCGTAGAACGGCACGGGGATCAGGTAGAGCGGCTTGCGCAGGAAGACGTCCGAGAGCGGGGGAATCGCCACGTAGATCAGGCCGAAGACGATGCCCACCGTGCTGCCGATCGAGAAGCAGCGCCACCGCCACGTCTCCTCGTCGCTCTCGGCAAGGGCCGTCACGCCCTTGGCGGCGATGGGCGCCATCGGGAAGGGCAGGCGCTCGACGTCGCTGGTCAGGCGGAAGACGGCGTACCCGAGGCTGAAGAAGCTCAGGCGCCCCCAGATCGTAAACAGGGCGAGCAGCCCCAGTTGCGGCCACCAGTCCCTGTGCAGCAGGGACCGCTGGATGAACGCCTCGCTGCCGGGCGGCGGTGCCTTCCAGAACGGTATCTGGTTGGCGATCTCGAACTGGACCGCCGCATCGCTGCGGACGAAGTACGTCATCCCCACGAACGTGTTCATCCACAGGTTCGGTATGGCCGCGCCCAGCACGCTGAAGGTCACGCTGTAGATGACGAACATCTCCTGGCGGCTCAGCGTCGTGCGGCAGCGCTTGGCGATTTCCAGGAAGACGATGAGGGTGACCCAGACGGCCGGCTGCCCGAGCTGCTGGCCGAGCATGAGGAACATGAACATCGAGCCGGGCATGACGACGAACGCGACGAACAGGCCCGCCAGGATGGCCTTGATGCCGAATCCGTCGGCGAATGCCGTGGGCTCTTCCTGCTCCTCGCGTATCTTCAGATAGTCTTCGCCGCCAGCCATTGGTCGCCTATGCTCCGGTCCGTTTTCATGGCCCAGCGGCCGCCCCGGCGGGGGCGGCCGGCATTCAGCTCGTCTGAACGGCCTGCCCGCTGAGGCGCGCCCGGCCCTCGGCGGTCAGCCGCTTCTTGGCGTCGGTCGTGACCAGGCGCCAGATCAGCAACTGCTTGCGCAGGTCCTTGAGGAATCCCAGGTTCATCCGGTGCCAGGTCTGGAACTCGCCGCTCTTGCGCGTCAGAACGAAGTACAGATACGTGATGTCGGGCTGTTCGGCGTCCGGCACGCTGGATATCTTGACGCTCTGGCTCACGCCCATGTCCAGAGGCGCCACCCAGACGGTGGCCTCCATGGAGATGCGTCGGGAGCCTTCGACCGTCTCCTCGTAGAACGCCAGGTCGGCCGAGGTGAAACTGCCCACCGCGTCTTCGTCGTTGCTCTCGAAATACTCGTAGAGGTAGGAGATCACGCCGAGCGCCTCATGGGAGCTGACCGTGAACGGGAACCAGATCTCCCAGACGTCGCTGGTCGGCTTGGCGATCGTCATCCGGCGCGTCTCGTCCGGCACGCTCAGCTTGCCGGCCATGCGGGCGGGGTAGGCCGTCGAGAGCAGCACGACGACCACCACCGCCAGGGCCGACCACACGGCGCTGACGCTGGAGTAGTTCAGCGAGATGCCCTCCATCAGGGCGGGCACGTGGACGAGCCCCCGGCTGATCACCTGGCCCAGCAGGTATCCCAGCATGGCGCCCATGACGGCGAACACGCAGCTTTCGGCGAAGAACAGCGCGCCGATGTGCACCGGAGCGAGCCCGACCGAGGCGTAGGTCTTGATCTCGCCGATCCGCTCGTAGACGGCCCCGAGCATCGTGTTGAACACGATGAGCGCGGCGATCATGATCGGCACGACCAGGCCCTTGAGCCCTCCCATGCTCAGGCGGGCGCGCGTGGCCACGCGATGCACCTGCGGCGTGCCGCCCGGCGTCTTGCTGTAGCCCGCATACAGCGCCAGGTTCACGCGGCTGAGGAGCTCCTGGAGCACCTGCCGGAACGGACGCAGCGAGGTGGCGCCCGTGCGGCCCGGTCCGGCGGCGATGGAGCGGACCGTGCCGCCCAGCTTCAGGTTGAGCTCGTTCGGGATGAAGAGCACGCGGTCCGGCTCCATGTGCACGTACTGCTCTTCTTCCTCCTGCTGGGCGGACTTGCGGTGGACGAACGTCTCTACGTCCATCTCCCCGGTGGCGCTCAGGGCCAGCCCGCCGCTCCCGGCGGCCGTGCCGGTCTGGCCTTCGCGGTACTGCTGGGCGACGAAGTCGACGGGGGTGATCTCCTCGTCATCGACGTCTTCGTAGCGGAACAGCTCGTCGCTGTTGATCGAGCCGATCACGCGCAACTGCCGGCCCATGACGCTGATGTAGGCCCGGCCCATGTCGGAGTCCTCGAGGCGCAGGTTCTCCTTCATGCGCGTCGGCACGATGCAGACGAAGGGCCAGTCGGGAGCCGACCGGTCGAACCACCCGTGGCTGAGGTACTGCGGGGTGTGGATGCCGGAGAACTGCGCTTCCTCGGGCGTGAGGCCGAGGATGGCGTTGGCCACCGCCTCGCCCTCGCCGCCGACCCGCGAGATCTCGATCTGAAGCTCCTCGGTCTTCTTCCGGTTGACGAACCAGCTGCGCGGGGCGACGTCCATGCCGCGCACGCGGAAGAAGTTCATCATGTCGTAGGCCACGAACTCCGGCAGCGGCCCCCAGCCGAGGCCGCGCAGCAGCACGCCTTCATACGGGGCCTCGCGCGGCGAGGCGTACTCCAGCATGCGCGTGGGCATCGTCTCGAAGCTGGTGAACGACAGGATCGTGAACGTCAGCAGGATCAGCGTGGCCGCCGTCAGCCCGGTGCGCACCTTGCGTTTGCGCATGTTGGAGATGCCGAGGATGAAGGCCGCCATCGTCGCGCTGGCGCGGGCCACGTCGGCCCGGTGGATCATGTCGACCTTCTGGCGCAGGTGTTCCATCACGATGTTGAACTTCGCCAGCAGGTACCAGATTACGCCCAGGGCGGCGACCAGCATGAAGAAGCCGTCCAGGATGATGATGGGGGTCTCGGAGAGCTGGAAGGCCGGGTGTACGAGCCGCAGGACGATGTAGGAGAGCACGAACAGACAGGCGATGGCCAGCAGCTTCTTGCGGATGTCCACCACGTTCAGCAGCAGGCGTTCGGCGAAGATGACGAACGGCAGCAGCAGGGCGAAGTAGAAGACCACGCCCTTGACGACGTCCGTGGCCGTGTCGCGCACGTCCGGGTAGACGCGGTTCTCCAGCGCCCAGGCCATGTTCACGTTGTCGTAGAAGGTGTCGTAGTTCCCGGCGCCCATCTCGCGGCGGGCGTTGTGGATGTGCGCTTCGGCCTGGTCGTACAGCTCCCAGACCCGCGTCTTGTAGATGCCGCTCTGCGTGAGCCGGTCCATGCGGTGGGCGTCGAGGCTGTGCATGTCCTGGACGGTCTGAAGCCCGGTCAGGTAGATGAAGTTCTCGGTCTGGTCGGCACGGTACCCGATGCCCGTCTTCTCCCGCTTGCTGCGCTCCTGCTCGGTCACCTGGTCCTGGTAGTTCAGCAGCAGCCCCTCGTTGCCGACGGCGGTGGCCGCCATGAGGTACTTCACGTTGCGGTCGCGGCGCGTGAAGTAGACGGCCAGCGGCTTGCTGAAGGGATCGTCGACGGTCTGCTGGCCGACGAACGAGACCAGTTCGTCGGGCTGGAACTCGCTGTTGGATTCGCCCCGGACCGCGATCGTGCGGCCGAGCGTGGCCAGGGACAGCGGGTCGATCAGGTCGAAGATGGTGTTGCAGACGGCCCGGAAGAAGTTCATCCGAACGTCCGTCTCTCGTTCGGTCCAGTCGGCCTCCCGCGCGCGGGCCGAGGCCGCCACCAGCTCGGATTGGGCCACTTTGCTGACGACGCCGTCCGTGGGCGACAGGGCGAAGCCGTCGACGCGGAACGTCTGGGCGTCGACCAGCCCGAAGACCTCGAAGTGGCCCTGCACGTTGCTGATGCGGAAGTCCAGCGTCGAGACGCCCATCATGCTCTTGGAGCGGCTGGTCAGGGTCGGGGCCAGCATGCTGACGGCCACGGTGGCGTTCGGGATGGGCGTCTTCGGCATGTAGGCCAGGAGGGCCAGCTCAATGGTGAAGCCGAAGATGCTCCCGATCTTGCGCTGCTTCCAGATGTCCTTGCGCTGGATGGGCAGCACGGGGATGTCGGCCGTGCTCTTGATCAGGTGGGCGCAGGCGATGGCCTGCCGGCGGACGTTGTCGAGGTACGGCTCCAACTCCTCGTAGGTGTCCTGCGGCGTGTTGACGCTGTTGCGGGGGTCGCCGGCCGTCGCCAGCGTGATGCCCGGGTAGCCGCACAGCGAGATGACCTCGCTGTCGAAGGCCATCAGGTCGGGCACCAGAGACCGCCAGTCACGGCCCTGTTGGGGCACGATGCCGCTCAAGTACTTCAGAGTCCCGACCGGGCCGCCGCGGACGGACAGCCCGTTCATCCACTCCGTCAGCAGGCTGCTGTACTCGGCGTAGGCCCGCTGGAGATCAATCTCCTGGTTGCTCCAGCTCAGCGTCAACTGGTCGTAGAAATTGCCCTTGTAGAAGGACCCCAGGCTGTTGTGCCGGCTGGAGAGGTCCAGTCCGATGAAGAAGTACGGCTCGCCCGTGGCCTGGCCGGCCGAGGCGTTGGGGCCGCTTCGGCGGGGGTACATGGTGCGGAACGCGTAGTCGCGCACGCCCGAGAGAGCCTGGTAGTGGCCGGGGGCGGCAATGAACTTCACCTTGCGCCGCGGCGGGTGCTTCGTCAGATACCTGGCGAC
The Candidatus Brocadiaceae bacterium genome window above contains:
- a CDS encoding MATE family efflux transporter, translated to MAAGQTGRTEKIDLTSGPLMGHLVRMAWPTVLGIVLQSLYSMADTFWLGRLGEGKGVVAVASPGVVRPVLFIAVSLGFGLSMGGTALVAQFTGAGEHRRADRAAGQTLLLLSAMGVLAALPIVLLAPGILRLMRVPPGVVASASAYLRIFIAGLPFMAFSMAYASVLRALGDTITAVVIVGATNLLNFALDPVLIFGWGGLPALGVRGAALASAIGQVLSAFGCYVCMRRGRAGLHVGLAEFVPDWTLIGRIIAVGVPAGVGSAMNSVGLAIFQTIINSFGTAVVGAFTIGFQVLHFFDAPMHGVAHAAAPIVGQALGAGKVALARRAVRMSVITMALILLAPTAFLMLRGQWVARIFIQDADVIAESGRFFRIVPASTYFFGVVMVLMAAFYGSGHTRPVMAISFVRVFGVRIPAGAMLAFWLHLGSVGAYLGMVAGNVAGALLSVFLFLKGGWETGVVGGLAQGSDEDEGEPPPPAS
- a CDS encoding peptide transporter translates to MAGGEDYLKIREEQEEPTAFADGFGIKAILAGLFVAFVVMPGSMFMFLMLGQQLGQPAVWVTLIVFLEIAKRCRTTLSRQEMFVIYSVTFSVLGAAIPNLWMNTFVGMTYFVRSDAAVQFEIANQIPFWKAPPPGSEAFIQRSLLHRDWWPQLGLLALFTIWGRLSFFSLGYAVFRLTSDVERLPFPMAPIAAKGVTALAESDEETWRWRCFSIGSTVGIVFGLIYVAIPPLSDVFLRKPLYLIPVPFYDFTTKLQNVGWFRAVPLAIGTNLALIFSGFVLPFWMVVGNFCGGVLGRLILNPILYRIGILNMWQPGMDYIETGLANQFDFWLSFSIGTAVAIALLGFYAAFSQAIKAQAARSATSGGSLAPPKGRGDVPIPVAVLFYIAGTLWMIMLCHWLVPKFPVWLLLLFGFVWTPMISYVSARLHGLTGHAVGIPYVREAAFVLSGYKGVDIWYAPVPMGDQGGSALHFREVELTGTRFTSIFKAQLLMAPIAVVAGLLFWSFLYKISDIPEDYPNAMRFWPRDATMTAFWMTATTTGNAFFLKALNWRVIGCGTGYAVAMYTFLRLIGAPTLFLYGTITGLVGDPAWAAPMLAAALLGRFYMQKVFGRQRWGNFTPVLAAGFACGTGLVGMGAVAILLIHRAITMVPF